In Lathyrus oleraceus cultivar Zhongwan6 chromosome 2, CAAS_Psat_ZW6_1.0, whole genome shotgun sequence, the DNA window GTTCTACATAATTAAGGCACTGCTTTAATTTCTTAGAGCTCAATTTTGAACTGGTCTAATCGATTAGACAGGTGCTCCAATCGATTAGAAAACTAAAAACTTTGCCCATAGCAATTTTGACTGCTCTCAGTTCATCTGACAGAACTTCAAGATattttagaaaatatttttttgaGAAAAATAGTTTGAAAATACTTTTTAGTGAGTGTGTGTGTATTTTAGACATGCATTTTTTTACGAGAATGTCATTATTCTTTTACAAAAAAATCACTCAATCTAAGGTAGGGCTTTCTTATACTTCAAGACTTTGTCAGATGATTTCTTTTATAGGCACTTGCTTGAGTTTATATGAGACGAGCCTTGATTTTATATTCCATTTAGGTTTCCATCATCAGATAGTCAAGTCCATCAAACCTTAATACTTAGGTTTGCATCTTTATCCACTTATCACTTATGCTTGACTTGTTAAAAGACATCATCGTCAATTAGTTGCCATcatcaaaagttcaacaaaagTTATTGTATAATTCTATTggcttttattttattttcatttgaTTGGTACTTTTCAATTATTCTTTCATTCACGATCTCAAACTTCATTGATGGTAAGACAAGTTTTCCTATTATAGTTTTCTCTCCTCTGAACTCTTCATCTTCAAAGTTGTATCCCGTCTCTTCCAAAATTTTGGTGGTTTGATTCCCATATGGAAAACATGCTTATTCTTACTTGTTATCCATCATTTAATATATTACTTGTTATTCCAAGTTTACATTAACTTTGTTTTCTCTTAACCACATTGTTTCCATATCAGGTTGGATTATGAGGCTGAACTTACTTTTTATTGGAAAAAGTATGTGATTAATCACATAATGAGTCATAGAAATCACATGATGGATGTATCTAGAAGTGAAGTGATGGGGTATAGACGATTATAGTTCCCTCATAATAGAGTATGCAATAATGATGAAGTTGTATTTTCTTACTTTGTCTCCAAGTTCGATGATTGCATCTTCTTGAGGAAGTCATAACATCTCTCTAAATTCTTCCACTGAAAGAGTTATCCTATGCCTTTTTAATTCACTTCTAACTATTCCATTGATGATATGAAGATTTGAGAAGAACATCTTTATCAAGGATGTATATATCCTTTTTGAGGGCATAATGAGAAAGGTTGATAGGTTGGGTTCTTCGAAGGTCTTGAAGAATTTGCATTCTTTGAAGTCTTGTGAATCTAGGGTGTGGGTTCTTATAAGAGATCGGTTGGAAATTTTATGAAAGAATCTTACTTCTTGTTGTTTGGTAGAGAAGAAGTCAGAGAAGGGGCTGAAAAAGCTTAGTCTTTTAGGGTTCATGATGATTTTTTAAGAACAATCTCACACTCAGAGGTTTGAAATAAAAATATGCAATGAAAGATAATGAAGGAGCATACCTATTTATAGCATGCCATCTGAGGATTTGATCGTGTATTTTCGATCAGTATTCAATGTAGATTGTGTTGATTAAAGATCAAATCAAAATCTTTCTTGATTGAGTGAGCTAATCGATTAGCTAAGAGCTCTAATAAGTTAGTTTGCCAGATTCTTCAGGATTTTGTGTGATCTTCATTAATGTTGAGATTTGATTTGCCTGATGTACAAGTTTAACTTAGATATGATTTAAAATTTAGTGCGCCAAGATCTTCTAATCGGTTGTGCTAACCGATTGGGCCAACATGGTTCAGCCTCCTTGGTGCATGTTGGATTTTATGCTGGATTTTTTGCCTTTTAACACCCCCATTTGCTGTTATTTGCACCCATTTCATATAATGCACTAGAATACACATCTTTTGGGTTAGGAAATAATTTATTAAGGTTTTAATAAGAGTTATCTTATTATTTTCACCTTAAAATAATATATACCTATTTTATCAAGAAATCTTGATAAATACTTCCCCACAAAGGGGAAAAACCAAATATATTATGGTGTCTCCTTCTCTACACATCCTTAGACATGAGAGTTAGTATAAACAACAAAATGAATAAGTCCATTATAGCCATGTTTGTTCAATTGATCACTAAGGATCATAAAATTTGAGATATTCTCAAACAATATGCTTTGATTACAACAATTGACATTTTCCATCATAAATCATCATCCTTATATTTCAAAACCATTGTATACTTTGGAAGTATACTCTTTCTTTTCACAACTTCATTAATAATCGTTAAATTTTTGAGTACAAAGCATACCTGCAAAATACTAAGGTTTCATCTTTGGTGCTCATATCCTTATATTTCAAAACCATTGTATACTTTGGAAGTATACTCTTTCTTTTCACAACTTCATGAATAATCGTTAAATTTCCGAGCTGCAAATCATGCCTACAAAACACTAAGGTTTCACCTTTGGTGCTCATATTTTTTCGGGCCCGAGTGCATTAGTTCCAGATGATCTAAGGTTGTTACTTTTAGATTTTTTCAATTTATCAAAACAAAAAGGTTCTATGTGAATTAGTCTCTTACAATGTGTGCAATTATAAACCAGGCACTTCTTTTTCTTATCTTTCCTAGGTTTTATATCATTTTTAAATCATATTCCATTTTTATTTAGGGAAGACTTTTGGCTAGATAAGATTAAATTAAGCTTGTCCTTTCCTTGGGTTTCAAGAATATTAGTTAATTCTTTTATAAGGGAGCCACACCTCTTACATTCTCCTCTTGAGTTTCTAATCTTATTTATTTCcattttgaaatatttattaaCTTATTTAAAAGACTTTAACGATTCCTTAAGAACTAAGTCGCGTTACCTAAGTTTTTCATTTTCTTTCACTAGCTGAGCACTCATTTTAAACAATTGTTTATAAGAGGGTTTGGTTACCATAGTAGTATCTTCCTCGTAGGACGCCTTTAAGCATATTTCATCTTCTTCGTTAGAAGATGATTGTTTCATATTTCTCCATGAGGTTGATGTCTCTCCTCCTCTTCTTTGTTTGAGTATTAAAGAAacttattcttcttcttctttttcgTTCCTTGAACAAGAGGGTTCTTTATTTGATGTTGAATCTTCCGAAAATTGTTCAACTACTGAGTATATTTTTTCGAAGGATTCTATCATAGTTGTATGATAAGAGTATGATGATGATTCTTCGGTTTGTATTCCTTCATCTTTGAGTAATTGAACTAGTTTGTTCAATTTCTCTATAATTTTCTTCTTTCTTGGTTTTTCCTGAAATTCATGAAGGTTCCCATCTTTTGATTTAAGAGTTGATTTAAACTTCCAATTCTTAACTCTTAGATATTTATTAGTGATACAATTTCAAACATACTTTCCAGTATTTCTAAAATCTGGAAAACATCCAAGAGTGGTAGCTTTTTCTTTGCCTCGTGTGTTCATATGCTCTTGTTTGATACTTGTAAGAGTTTCATATATCATTTTAAGAATATCCCACATTTCCTTGGTGGTTTTACAAAAATGGATATAGTAAAGCTTACTATCATTTACAGACATTATTATAAAGCTTTTGGTTTTAAAATCTATCtcaaattttcttttttcttcttcgGTCCAAAGAGACTTGGGTTTATCTACTACTTCATCATTTACTTGATGAATAGGGATAAACGGACCATTGACTATTGTTTCCCAAAATTATTGATTTATGCTTTGTAAAAAAATTCTAAACCTAACTTTCCAAATATCAAATCTACTATCATTAAAAAATGGTGGTGAGTTTAGAAAAAATCTCTTATCGAAAGTCATCTTCCTCCTGAGACGATTAGTCATTAAGCAGGAGTTAGACTTTGATGCCACTTGTTGAACATGTGACTTTCCACACAAAAGGGGGTGGATTATGTGGTCTCAAAAAACATGGTTTTGAAAAACTTTACGGATTAAAATCAGAGTTAAAAGACATTTTGAAAAACGTTCAAGTATTAAGCAGCAGAAAATAAATTTCAGAATataaatttcaaaaaataaaaagttaaggGAAAAAGAGGAACACCAAGAGTTATTAAGGTTCAGTCAAATAAGAAAATGACTTACTCCTATCCCCAAGAATTTATCTTTAGAGTATCCAATAAACTTTGAGAGATTTTAGTAGGTAAAACTCACGAACCCGCTTATACAAAGAAAATTGGTTGATTTCCAACCAAAATAGTAAGACTTGAAATTTAGAAATTGAGTTTTCTCTTCCAAACGGTGGAATGAAGCGGTTAGTCCTCTTTTCACAAATGGTAGATCGAAGCAGTTAATATTATTTCCACAAGAATCTTGGAGTGGTTAGTCTTCAAGCTTTTAAACAACCTTTGTAAGCTTTTACCACGGGCTGAGCTCACAAACTGTAAACCTTGGTTATACACAGGCTAACCAATAACTTGAAAGATTTTAATATCGAGCTAATCTCGAACCTTAACCAATATTTTATCAAAGTCTAAGCTTTAACCTAACCTTGGTTTTACCATGGGCTAACCAAGAACCTATGAGATTTGGCCACATGCTAATCTCGAACCTATTAAGCTTTTAATCACTGACTAAGCTTGAACCCAAATAGGGATTTGATCAAAAAAATCCTCAAATCAAAAGCTTTTACAGGTTTAGCTTCTAACCCAAACAATCCTTAAATGAATAATATTCAACGAAGGTGTATACAAAAGATTTTCTTGATGAATTATAATTCTACCCTTCCAGAATTACAAAATATTCTCACTCACAAAAGGACTTTCTCAATTAAGCACTTAGGCTAAAATGTTAGTGAGAGAAAATAAAAGATttttttagagagagagagagagttagAAGTGTCAAAATACGATTCTGTATGAAATGGAATGACATAAAGGGCCTCTATTCATAGGCTAGATGTTGGCTCAAAAAGAAAATTGATTTTAATGCCTTTTAAGACAATCTAATTGATTAGACCCTAATGTTAATTGATTAGAAACTTCAGTGGTAATTGATTACAAGTTctaaaaaggaaagaaaatataTCTAGTTGTTGTACATCATTAAGGCGGTGTCGTAATCGCTTAGAGCTTAAATTTGAACTGATCTAATCAATTATATATGTGCTCTAATTGATTAGAAAAGGCAAAACTTCGTCTATAATAATTCTGACTGCTCCTAATTTATTTGACACAACTTCAAGATATTTTAGAAAATATTTTCTTGAGAAAAATCAGTTTGAAAATAAGTTTAATGTGTGTGTTTTAGCCACGCACTTTTACGAAATTGCTCGTTTGCTTTTACAAAACATTTACTCAAACTAAGGTAGGGATTTCTTGTACTTCAAGACTTTGTCGCATGCTTTCTTTTGTAGACACTTACTTGAGTTTATATGAGATGAGGTTTGAGCTTATATTCCATTTAGGTTACCAACTTCAGATAGTCAAGTCCATCAAACCTTAATACTTAGGTTTACATCTTTATTTGCTTAATCACTTATGCTTGACTTTTTAGAAGACATTGGAGTCACCATCAATTAGTTGTCATCATAAAACGTTCAACAATTTTTTTTGTCCTAGTTAAAAGTGTATCACCTTCAAAGCAAGGTTCAACAGTTGCAACATGGTAGAATCGAGTATCGAGATCACCATTTTTATACCAGTGTGTTGTGGCTCTTTGTTTCCAAAATATATCACCATGAATAAGAAGGGAATTAATGTGTCTTCAGAGAGCTGGAAAgtaatttatattttttttgcATCAACATCGTAACAAACTTTTTCAATCTTCATTCTAAGTTTCTCAATTTATCTTATCAATTTGTGACACTCGTCTTTACTTTACCTAGTTAATCTTCTCCACAAATTTCAAGTTTTCTTACACTATTATTGTCCTAATACTTGTGTTATTGTTCATTTTCAAAATCATTAAATCCTAGTTCATTTAACCACATATTTTCAAAATTGAAATTGTTGTGGGTTCTAGTACTTCTTATATCTACTTTACAACTTAGTAGAATGGGACATTGATCTGATGAGATGGTTGTTAAAAATTGTACCTTCACTTTAGGAAAAAGAAAACATCAATCACTGCTAGCTAATTCCTAGGGGTGGGAATAGGCTGAGTCAAGCTAGACTTTCCCAAGCCTATGTCTGATCTACTAAAAAAATTCAAAGTCTAAGTCTGACTTGTAGTCTGTCATAAGCTTATATTTAGCCCTGAGCCTGACCTTTTCGAAGACTTGGTTGACCTATTATCCCACTTAAATTCCTATTTCATTCGAACATATATAAATAAGCAATTCAACTAATGTTTAAACATACTAAAAGACTAATAAAATTAAATGTTTATTTGTATCGACTTATTCGATCTTATTTAGTAGCATACATTTTATGAGACTATTTTGTTTGGAAGAACTTATGACgttatttataaatttttttagCTTATTTTTATATGTTCTTCAAGATATCTAAgttttatttttgtattttaatttaaAGTACAAAATACAAAACTattcatatttatttaaatagATTTGACATAATCTTTTTAATTAAATAAActtataaatttttttaaaacattttctatttaaaaaaatcaattgaCTTGAGTCCGACCTAAGTCTATGTAAGTTAGGCCGTATACCCTATTTTTAATCCTATTTTTTCCCGCAACTAGCCTATATGAACCCACAATCTTAAATCATGTAAAATAATATTCCTCCTTAAGGATATCCACCAAACCTCCATCCAATAATGTTAGTCTAAAATTATTAATTAACTAATTGATTTgtttaacttttttctttttctcctttgatgaaaaaatataattaataattcttttcatttttattataatttttttttttactttttatatacattaaataattaatgtatttAGTCTCTATATAATATATATACTTTGATTATTTAATAtacataaaaaataatattttttataataaataaaGAGCATTAATAACTTAAACTCTATCTTTTCTATGATTTATAtgattatttttttataattagAATTTTGAGTCATATTTTATTATAACAATTGATAAGAATCAAGTGtttcaaaatattataattaaaataaatattttttttatcaaataatttagttattaaaattttatgttttaAAAATGAATAAGTGAGATGACACGAGTTTAAATTTGCACTTAATATTTCTTCACAATTATCAATTGAATTGACTTAAcgaaattaaaaaaaaatatatttaaatacATTATTACAACTAAAACTTTGTTTAAAGAttattaaaaagaaaaaaaaaaggaaatcaatcaaatggaaaaaataaaataacaaagTTTTCATTTTAATGAAGAAAGTTAAAATTAAAAGTAACAAAAAAAACAAAATGAATGCTAAAAAATTACATTTCATATTGaaattaataattttaaaattccaaaaaagtttaatacattatttttaatataaattttttattGAGTCAAATATTTATATTTGTAAACTACACTTTCCTTAAAATAACTATTTTTCTAAGTTACAAGCTTTCATTTTCATTCTCTTTCTCTGTTCTGTCTGCATTTATATTTATTCATGTCACTGCAACAAGAAACCATTTTTCAATCTTCCCCAAATTCCAATTTTCAACAAGctttcaaaattcttcaacaaACCTATTGATTCcatcttcttcaaaatttcaaATTTTGTCTTCCGTTTTTGTAGTTAAAACCAAAGTATAAAGATGAAGAAGGTAAAGCTTGAATTGTTTACACTATCCAATAGGCTCACACTGATTCAAATATTCACGTTGTTGATGCTTATCTACATGCTCTTTATGAGCTTTGAAATTCCCTTAGCTTTCAAAGCAGGGGTTGGTTCAGAAAAAGTTGCTATTGGGTTTCTCACCGACTCAATGCCGCTTTTGGCAGAACAAAACCGTCAAGAAATTCGACCCTTTGGGTTTCCGTTACAGAAAGTTTCAACTTTGAGCTTCAACAAGAGCTTTGATGGTGCATCAGAGCTTCACAAGGTAGCAAAACAAGCTTACATTTCGGGGAAGAAGTTATGGGAAGAAGTTGAGAGTGGTAAAGTTAAGAGCTTTTCGGGTTTTAGAGTCGAAAACAGTTCGGATACTTGTTTGAATTCGGTTTCAGTTTCTGGGTTTGAGTTTAGAGAGAAGTTGAAAGGGGTTATGGTTTTGCCTTGTGGGTTGACACTTTGGTCTCATGTGACTGTTGTGGGGACACCACGTTGGGCTCATGGTGAGAGTGATTCGAAGATTGGGGTTGTGAAGGATGGTGATGAGCCTGTGATGGTTTCACAGTTTATGATGGAGTTGCAGGGTTTGAAAGCTGTTGATAATGAAGAACCACCAAAGATATTGCATTTTAATCCTAGGCTTAAAGGGGACTGGAGTGGGAAGCCTGTTATTGAGCAGAATACTTGTTATAGGATGCAATGGGGTACTGCTCTTAGGTGTGAGGGATGGAAGTCTCGTGCTGATGAGGAAACTGGTAAAGTTGAAAAGTCCTTTTTTATATACATGCATGtgtttttgtttgtgttttaTACTTGAATTAGGGCCTTTCAACGCCAACTAGGGCCGCGACAAGTCTGATCCTCGAGTCGGCGTGATGACATTTTGATTTTCTTACACGGGTTCGGGCTGCCCGAATGGGCGATGACAGGAACCGAACTTAGGTTTGTGTTTTCTAGGGAGAGTCATGTTATCAACTCCTACAATATCATGTTTCATGTTTTTCAATTGAATTTAGGATAAGAGGTTTTTCATAAGAAAGGAGATTGAGTATCATGTGTTTCTATGAATACAATATAGTCTTACAGTTTTACAAATAGAATCATTAGTGATAAAATTGGTGTGGCCCTCAATTGTAAAAAAGATGGGTTAGGCGGTTTGGGGATGTATGGAAAACACTTAGCCGCCATAGATAGTTTCTGGTCAAATGAAGAATAGTCCAATAGCTAGAGATAGACATAGACATAGACTAAAGAAAATTGCATGTCAAATAATTAAGGTGCATTTAGAGGTGAGTGGTTTATCTTTGGACTTAAGAAGTGATAGGAATTTGTGACTTTGACTTATCCATGTAGTTGACTTTGTGATAGGGGCTTATGGCACCGATTAATACATGTAGCCGATTCCATTTAATGAAAAAAATTTAGGGTGGTTATTATTTTTTACTATTGGTAAATTCTATCTCAAAAGTCCAACTTTTCAAAAAACGCGGATCATTGGGTGATAATGTAATACTATAGTTTTTGATGTCTGAGGATCAAGTTTTATTGATATTATTCGCTCATTCTCTTATTTGAATGATTACATTTTGAGTGTTTGTTTCATATTTTTCTCCTTTTATGTCTGTAATACAAAACAATGGAGAAATAGAATAGGATGTAAATCATCAAATTCCAGCTGGGTGGCTGAAATGAAAGAGGGTCTTTGGGGTTTTATGTGACACAAAAATACTGTTCAAATTGAAGGGAAAATATTATGAGACAGCGGTAAGACCTGAGATGTTGTACATGACAAAATGTTGGACGGTTAAGAATAAACTCGAGAATAAACTAAGTGTAGCAAAGAGGAGGATGTTATGTTGAGTGTGTGGTAAGACTAGACGTGATAAGATTAGAAATGACAATATTATAGAGAGTGTATTGGGGTAGTGCCTTTAGTAGAAAAAATGGTAGAAAGTAGGCTTAGGTGGTTTGAGCATGTAGAGAGAAGAACTGCAGATTCTGTTTTAAGGAAAGGAGTCAAACAACTAGAGGAGCAAGAGGAAGACCTAGAAAAATTATAAGAGAAACTATTAAAGAAAGATCTTGAGATTAACGAATTGTATAGAAACATGATCTTGGATAAAACATTTTGGAGGAATTTGATCCATGTAGCTGACTCTACTTATTGAGATCAggcttggttgttgttgttgtatgtcTTGTTACAAGGGACATTGATTTCTCTTCTGATTTTTGTCATGTTATGAAGTTGATGGACAGGTGAAATGTGAAAAATGGATCCACGATGACGATAACCGATCAGAAGAGTGGAAGGCGACATGGTGGTTGAACAGACTAATGGGTCGGAAAAAAGTCGTGCATGTGGACTGGCCATTTCCTTTTGCTGAAGGGAAGTTATTTGTTCTCACCATAAGTGCAGGCTTGGAAGGTTACCATATTACTGTGGATGGGAGGCATGTGACGTCCTTTCCGTATCGCACAGTGAGTACAAATTTTGATGTCAGATACAGtcctttgttttttttttgtgtaTTTTTGAAATATGTGTAAGTTGTAGAAGATACAAAAGCAAGAGAACACAACGCGTGCAGTGTCTGTATTTTGATGTTCAAATAACACGACTGTATTTGATATCTCTTggatgtatgaatgcatgaatgtcTTTCAGTACTTATGTTATATTCACATTTTGCAGGGATTTGCTCTTGAGGATGCTACTGGATTATCGATAAACGGGGACGTCGATGTGCAGTCTATATATGCTGCTTCCTTACCTACATCACATCCTAGCTTTGCTCCGCAGATGCATCTCGAATTGCTTCCTCAGTGGAAGGCTCCACCTATTCTTGGCGTGAATGTCGAGCTTTTCATTGGTATCCTTTCTGCTGGAAACCATTTTGCAGAACGTATGGCAGTGAGGAAGTCATGGATGCAACATAAGCTAATCAAATCCTCACATATTGTGGCTCGGTTTTTCGTAGCCTTGGTAAGAGTGGCTGCATCTTATCTACCACAAGTAATGATAAAAAATTCCATAAATAGtttacacaatgtttttttccATTTTGCATATGATAGCATGCAAGGAAAGATATAAACGTGGAAATAAAGAAAGAAGCCGAGTATTTCGGTGATATTATTATAGTCCCTTACATGGATCATTACGACCTTGTTGTTTTGAAGACCATAGCTATATGTGAATACGGGGTAAGTGATCGGAGAGGAGAAAATGCTGCTAATTCGTATTTGTATACATTGTTAAGTTGCTATATTATTGGTTGTTGACGAACACGGTTTGTTGCAGATTCGCACCGTAGCTGCCAAGCATATCATGAAGTGCGACGATGACACATTTGTTAGAGTGGATTCTATCATAAGCGAGACAAGAGAATTTGAAAGTGATGAAAGCCTTTATATGGGAAATATGAATTACCACCACAGGCCTCTTCGCGACGGGAAATGGGCTGTAACCTACGAGGTATATCTTCTCTTTTGGTTTCTCTAGCTTTCTGCGGTGATTATTTGCTTTTATTTTTCCCTTTATACCAGTTGCATATTATAGTTCGGTTTGAATTGATTTATTTGAACTTATCTACCGACAAAAACATTTGTGAGATGTTTGGAAAGATCATATGACATGTTTaatttcttattttcatttttttgaaCAACTTTTAGGAATGGATAGAGGAAGAGTATCCTCCCTATGCTAACGGCCCGGGTTACATCGTCTCATCTGACATTGCTCAGTTCATTGTATCCGAATTTGAACAGCAAAGACTAAAAGTAAGTCCGTGTTTTGAATCTTCTGATACACGCCGCGATAATCTCTTGACCGTTAACTAACTCCGACTCGATGCAGTTATTTAAAATGGAAGATGTAAGCATGGGAATGTGGGTAGAGAAATTCAACAGCTCAAAAGAAGTAGAATATGTTCACAGCTTCAAGTTCTGCCAATTCGGTTGCATTGAAGATTACTACACCGCGCATTACCAATCGCCGAGACAAATGACATGCATGTGGGATAAATTGCAACATCAAGGTAAACCACTTTGCTGCAACATGAGATGACAAAGACAGAACCACCACATCTAGGAAAGTTAAAATGTCATGATAATGTTAAGTTATGTAAATTAGCCTTCTCTCGAGGCGGTTTTGGTCAACCTATCAGTTCGTTGTTTTTTCTCCCTTATTTGAACGAACCATTCTCTCACCTTAAAGAATAGAATAGATAGTCTAGGCATGTTACATATACATATTGAGAGGGGGAGAGAGGGAGAGAGTGAAAGTTGGGTACTACAGCGATTGATGAAGGATCAAACCATTGGGTTGTATTTGTAGTGTAGACTGTAGAGAAAGCTGAATAAAATTTGTTTCTTCTTTCACTTTGTTGGCATCAAATAGACCATTTATTTTGAAGGAGTAATTACTCCTTGTATTATGGTATTTTTGGCAGAAAAGGAAGAACAAGTGATAAATTAATGTGCATAAGGCAGTTTTGGAGTTCTTTTTCAAAGATTGGTTCTTCCTAAGATGAACTTCAATACCATTCTTTTGATTCCAAAAGATTGTGTTGTTGATTGAGTGGATAAGTTTACATCTTTTTGTATTGAAGAATATCCAACAAAACACATTTAATTGGTTTGAAATTTTCAACATTTTTGTGTTCATTAACAAAATGTGCATctaatttttttaaatctaaaatcaTTTAAGACAATCTTTGAAAATTCTAATCGAAGTTTGAAAATTAAGGACTGTAGATGGCATTATGTTAATCAAATAGGAAGTATTTAAAAGAGTTTTACCCGAGTTTATTTTTAAAAGGTATAGTATAAGGTGTTGGAGTTAACAATGATGCTGCGAGAGGAAGAAGATGAAAGAAATGCAAAAAAATTGcaaagagaaagaaagagagaaaAAAATGTAACTAACTTTTTTTTAAACTCAAAACTCAAACAATTCAAATCGTTCAATCGGTTATAAATGTAAGTAATTTGGGTTTATGTATATTAATCCAAATTCAAATGCAAATTAAATGTAAAGTAAcaatttaaatttgaattatattTAACATCATTCTTTAATTTACATTCTAGATTAAAAATTTACAACATCAATTTTATACTTCAAATTGATGAAGTGTTCAGTTTTGATTGTCTTGGTGAGTACAACTATAAGTTACTTCTGAGTACTGACATGAACAACCTCAAACACTCCATTCTGAACTTGATTGCATAGAAAATGATATTTAGTATCAATGTTCTTACTTCTTCCATGCAATACTGGATTCTTGACAAGATTTATGGCTGATTTGTTATCTATCATCAACCTGACTGGTTTGCTCACTTTGAACTTCAGTTCCTGCATTAAATTCGTCAGCCAAATGGCTTGACACGATGACAACACACCAGTTATGTATTTTGCTTCACAAGTTGACAGCGCAACCACTAGTTGCTTCTTGACATACCATGAAGTAGGAGCTCCTAGATACACAAACATGTATCTT includes these proteins:
- the LOC127119460 gene encoding hydroxyproline O-galactosyltransferase GALT6, yielding MKKVKLELFTLSNRLTLIQIFTLLMLIYMLFMSFEIPLAFKAGVGSEKVAIGFLTDSMPLLAEQNRQEIRPFGFPLQKVSTLSFNKSFDGASELHKVAKQAYISGKKLWEEVESGKVKSFSGFRVENSSDTCLNSVSVSGFEFREKLKGVMVLPCGLTLWSHVTVVGTPRWAHGESDSKIGVVKDGDEPVMVSQFMMELQGLKAVDNEEPPKILHFNPRLKGDWSGKPVIEQNTCYRMQWGTALRCEGWKSRADEETVDGQVKCEKWIHDDDNRSEEWKATWWLNRLMGRKKVVHVDWPFPFAEGKLFVLTISAGLEGYHITVDGRHVTSFPYRTGFALEDATGLSINGDVDVQSIYAASLPTSHPSFAPQMHLELLPQWKAPPILGVNVELFIGILSAGNHFAERMAVRKSWMQHKLIKSSHIVARFFVALHARKDINVEIKKEAEYFGDIIIVPYMDHYDLVVLKTIAICEYGIRTVAAKHIMKCDDDTFVRVDSIISETREFESDESLYMGNMNYHHRPLRDGKWAVTYEEWIEEEYPPYANGPGYIVSSDIAQFIVSEFEQQRLKLFKMEDVSMGMWVEKFNSSKEVEYVHSFKFCQFGCIEDYYTAHYQSPRQMTCMWDKLQHQGKPLCCNMR